The following are encoded in a window of Dictyostelium discoideum AX4 chromosome 6 chromosome, whole genome shotgun sequence genomic DNA:
- the vps2B gene encoding SNF7 family protein, translated as MFLFGKQKTPKEVLRENQRNLNKSMREIDRERVALQNQEKKIILDIKKMAKQGQMNSAKIMAKDLVRTRYHIQKFYEMKTQLQAVSLRIQTLQSTQAMAEAMKGVTKAMITMNRQMNLPQFTKIMMEFEQQSDKMDMKEEMMNDTMDQVMEQDGEEEQSQEILNQVLDEIGIDLASQLVDAPTTVGTSVASKHQVNSG; from the exons atgtttttatttggtaAACAAAAAACTCCAAAGGAGGTATTAAGAGAAAATCAAAGAAacttaaataaatcaatgaGAGAAATTGATCGTGAAAGAGTAGCTCTTCAGaatcaagaaaaaaaaattatattagaTATTAAGAAAATGGCTAAACAAGGTCAAATG aactCTGCAAAAATTATGGCAAAAGATTTAGTTAGAACCAGATATCATATACAAAAGTTTTATGAAATGAAAACACAATTACAAGCTGTTAGTCTTAGAATCcaa aCATTACAATCAACACAAGCAATGGCAGAAGCAATGAAAGGTGTTACAAAAGCAATGATTACAATGAATAGACAAATGAATTTACCACAATTTACAAAGATTATGATGGAATTTGAACAACAATCAGATAAAATGGATATGAAAGAGGAAATGATGAATGACACAATGGATCAAGTTATGGAACAAGATGGTGAGGAAGAACAATCacaagaaattttaaatcaagttTTGGATGaaattggtattgatttGGCTTCACAATTAGTAGATGCACCAACTACTGTTGGTACATCTGTAGCCTCAAAACATCAAGTTAATTCtggttaa